TAATTCCCGCACCACGGCATTGGTCTGGAAGGTATTGACCGTTCCCAGTAAAGCGGCATGCTTCTCCCCGTATTTCTTAAAAATGTACCGGAATATATCATCCCTGTCGCGCCAGGAAAAGTCGATGTCAAAATCGGGCGGACTGGCGCGATGCGGATTGAGAAACCGCTCGAAATACAGTCCCAGTGCTACCGGATCGACATTGGTGATGCCCAGGCAATAAGCCACCACTGAGTTAGCACCACTTCCTCTTCCTACGAAAAAGAAACCTCGGTTACGCGCGTAGCAGATGATGTCCCAGGTGATGAGGAAGTAGGCATTAAAATCCATCTTATCGATGATGTGTAACTCCTTTTCTACCCGCTGCCGTGCTTCTTCATGATCGGCTCCATAGCGCCAACCCAGGCCTTCCATCGCCTTTTCCCGCAACAGCTCTTTATCCGATTGCCTGCTACCGGTAAAAGTCTGTTTATTGCGGCTCGCCTTAAGATCAAACTGCACATCGCAACTGTCCATGATCCGCAATGTATTTTGTACGATAGACGGGTAGGCTGCATACCACTCCAGCATACGGTGCGGAGGTACAAACAATTCGTCTGATGCAGCCACTTCCTGCTGTGGCAATTGCGTGATTAGCAAATTGCAGTCTACCGCGCGTAACAACCGATGCAGCTCATATTGTTCCGTCGTAGCGAAGGTGACCGGCTGCAGCATCACGAGTTTATCACGCAAGGCCTGCACATCCATCCGAAACAAACGACTCAGCTCCCGGGGCCTTACACCTATCAATTCATGCTCGGCCAGCGACGCCGGATGCTGTGCTCCCCAGGGATACACCACGTAAACGCCGGGCATATACCCAGGCTTCGCGGGAAATGGTGCGCCACTATGCAGGTGCGCCGAAAGAAAGTCGTTAATGCTTAACCAACCTTCCATCTCCCTGGCCAGCAAGAGGTAACAAAACGTTCCACCGTTGCGGCATTCCATGCCTATAACCGGCTTGATGTCCGCCGCCCGGCATGCACGCACAAAGTCCCAGGCGCCGGTCGTACTGTTGATATTGGTAAGTGCCAGGGACGTAACACCCCATTCCTTTGCCAGCGAGACCAGCTCCTTATCCCTGATCGTGCCGTAACGCAAGCTGAACCAGTTTTTGCAATTCAGGTACATGCTGTGGCCCCCCGCATGATATATTGCCAGCCGAACTGGCTTTTAATACTATCGATCGCCTGGTAAAGCGAAATCATTTCCTCCGTATCATCAAACATGCTGATCTGGTAATTACCGCCCACCAGGTGACTTAATCTGACCCCTACCAATCGCACCAGTTGCCGGCGGTCGTACAACCGGTTAAAGATCTCCGTCACCTTTTGCAGCAGGATATGATCAGATCCCGTGTAAGGAATCACTGCCTGCTTGGTCACGGTATTAAAATCCGAATAACGCAATTTCACGGTTACACATCCGGCCAGCTTATCCTGCTGGCGTAGTTCAAAACCCACCTTCTCCGTCATCCTCACCAGCTCCCGGTGCAGGAACTTCAGGTCGATCGTATCAGTCGAAAATGTATTTTCCGTACCGATCGACTTCTGCTCGTGGTAGGGAACAACGGGCGTCTCATCGATCCCGTTAGCTTTGTTCCAGATCGCGATGCCGTTCTTCCCCATCCAGGCTTCCAGTAATGCAGGGGGAATTTCGCTCAGCGTTTTCACCGTTTCCACCCCTCGTTGCCTTAGTCGCGCAGCCGTTTCTTTCCCCACCATCGGCAACTTATCGACCGGCATAGGTGCGAGGAAAGATTTCTCCCCTCCGAACTCCACGGCCATTTGTCCGTTCGGCTTCGCCTCGTTGGTCGCTACTTTAGACACCATTTTATTAGATGCCAAGCCAAAGGAGATGGGCAGCCCCGTCATCTTCATGATCTTTCTTCTCAACTCCGATGTCCATTTCAGTGATCCGAAGTATTTATCCATCCCGGTAAGGTCGAGGTAAAATTCATCTATAGAAGACTTCTCATAGAGCGGCGCTTCCTCCGCAATCAATCCCGTCACCTGCTGTGACAGTTC
This genomic interval from Chitinophaga horti contains the following:
- the dinB gene encoding DNA polymerase IV, whose translation is MISLEQRSIAHFDLDCFFVSAECLKDQRLKGRPLLVGGMSDRGVVAACSYEARKFGIHSAMPMKTALRLCPEAIVRTGDHDFYSELSQQVTGLIAEEAPLYEKSSIDEFYLDLTGMDKYFGSLKWTSELRRKIMKMTGLPISFGLASNKMVSKVATNEAKPNGQMAVEFGGEKSFLAPMPVDKLPMVGKETAARLRQRGVETVKTLSEIPPALLEAWMGKNGIAIWNKANGIDETPVVPYHEQKSIGTENTFSTDTIDLKFLHRELVRMTEKVGFELRQQDKLAGCVTVKLRYSDFNTVTKQAVIPYTGSDHILLQKVTEIFNRLYDRRQLVRLVGVRLSHLVGGNYQISMFDDTEEMISLYQAIDSIKSQFGWQYIMRGATACT